From Linepithema humile isolate Giens D197 chromosome 8, Lhum_UNIL_v1.0, whole genome shotgun sequence, one genomic window encodes:
- the LOC105672783 gene encoding uncharacterized protein, with translation MLDSDFALINLIKYLKIYKCSENTLCKEAVQRKLVKIYIIHKLMRIEEKKRDSRIKHRRLWVRPIFNIEKRFAQEASNNLVQEMTFEDVEKFFNYFRMTPETFEKLLHIVSPHIQKQFVIREPISARTRLQICLRYLSSGDSMVSISYAFCVGHNTVSKIVSETCDVIWDTLKDMVFLKATEDNWRRIADEFEEKCNFPNCIGAIDGKHIILQASPNSGSMYYNYKGTHSLVLMVIVDANYRISLLDIGAPGRRSDSGVFYASEIGKRLQNGTLSIPLPKPVEHGGQVLPFILVGDEAFPLTQYMLRPYPRSGRLNRRKNVFNYCLSRACKIVENVFGILSARMRIFRKPIIASIPTATRIIKATTCLHNFIISQELKQPHTQRRYMTLNAHERELRDIGMEDVGTFDRSIRKIVLK, from the exons ATGTTGGACTCGGACTTtgcgttaataaatttaataaaatatttaaaaatatacaaatgctCGGAAAATACATTATGCAAAGAAGCTGTTCAACGAAAATtagtgaaaatatatataatacacaaattAATGAgaatcgaagaaaaaaaaagagattctAGAATTAAACACAGAAGATTATGGGTTAgaccaatttttaatatcgaaaaaaGATTTGCACAAGAGGCTAGCAACAATCTGGTGCAAGAAATGACTTTTGAAGAtgtcgaaaaattttttaattattttcgtatGACACCtgaaacatttgaaaaattgttgcatattgTTTCACCGCATATACAGAAACAATTTGTTATTCGTGAGCCAATTTCTGCTCGCACTCGCCTTCAAATCTGCTTACGATATTTATCTTCAGGAGATAGCATGGTATCCATATCATACGCATTTTGTGTAGGACACAATACAGTGTCAAAGATTGTATCAGAGACATGCGATGTAATATGGGATACTTTAAAAGATATGGTATTCCTAAAAGCAACTGAAGATAACTGGCGAAGAATAGCCGATGAATTTGAAGAAAAGTGTAATTTTCCCAATTGCATTGGCGCAATTGATGGGAAacacataatattacaa gcATCTCCGAATAGTGGTTCGAtgtattacaattacaaagGCACTCATAGCTTGGTGTTAATGGTTATTGTTGATGCTAATTATCGGATCTCATTACTGGACATTGGTGCGCCAGGAAGACGTAGCGATAGTGGAGTATTTTATGCTAGCGAGATTGGCAAACGATTACAAAACGGAACGCTGTCAATTCCTCTACCGAAACCTGTGGAACATGGTGGCCAGGTTTTACCATTTATTTTAGTCGGTGATGAAGCATTTCCGTTAACGCAGTACATGCTGAGGCCATATCCTAGAAGTGGCAGACTTAACAGacgcaaaaatgtatttaactaTTGTTTAAGTCGAGCTTGCAAAATTGTGGAAAATGTTTTTGGGATACTCTCTGCAAGAATGCGAATATTTCGCAAACCGATAATTGCCAGCATACCTACTGCCACTAGAATAATCAAAGCGACTACGTGtttacataatttcataatatcaCAAGAACTGAAGCAACCACATACGCAAAGAAGATATATGACATTAAATGCACATGAACGAGAATTGCGTGACATAGGTATGGAAGATGTAGGAACGTTCGACAGAAGCATACGAAAAATAGTGCTAAAATAA
- the LOC137001673 gene encoding uncharacterized protein, translating into MNPTGENRDVVCIMGNNCVAFMFEEMRYELDGVEIDRNRNAGITTTIKNYISLTTEKSKMLKYASWNPNGYSLIDGNFNFCVPLNALFGFCEDYKRIVINARHELVLIRSRNDNNCLVGRAGANPTIELLKIQWRMLHVSLSEVNKLSLLRTLESGRYLSVCFRSWDLYEFPLLQNTTKHSWAIKAATQLEKPRYVIFALQTGRKNVLSENAAQFDDCKLTNVRLHLNSDFYPYDDMNLDFDRNRYAILYNMYARFRKAYYGQDDTYLDTDDFLITGPFVVIDCSRQNDSVKNATVDVRIEFDCKENIPANTTAYCLVIHDRMVEYNPLNNIVLRLV; encoded by the coding sequence aTGAATCCTACCGGTGAGAATAGAGATGTCGTGTGTattatgggaaataattgtgtcgcgttcatgtttgaagaaatgcgatacgagctcgacggagttgaaatcgatcgtaacagaaacgCTGGAATAACAACGacgatcaaaaattatatatcgctgacgacggagaagagcaagatgctgaaatacgcatcgtggaatccgAATGGATATTCGTTGAtcgatggaaactttaatttttgcgttccaCTTAATGCTCTGTTTGGATTCTGCGAGGACTACAAGCGCATCGTGATCAACGCTcgtcacgaacttgtattgatacgatcgcgcaacgataacaATTGTCTCGTAGGACGAGCCGGAGCGAATCCGACGATCGAGctactcaagatacagtggcgaatgcTTCACGTATCTCTGAGCgaagtcaacaagctgtctcttcttcgaactttggaaagcggACGATATCTGAGCGTGTGCTTCCGTTCGTGGGATCTGTACGAGTTTCCTCTGCTGCAAAACACGACCAAGCATTCCTGGGCGATCAAAGCCGcgacgcaattggaaaaaccgcgatacgtaatcttcgctctccaaaccggtcgaaaaaacgtactgtctgAAAACGCTGCGCAATTTGACGAttgtaaactcaccaatgtgagactgcatctgaattcagatttttatccgtacgacgaCATGAACTTGGATTTCGACAGAAAtcgatacgctatactgtacaacatgtatgcgcgtttccgcaaagcCTATTACGGACAGGACGATACGTATTTGGATACCGATGATTTCTTGATAACCGGTCCGttcgtagtcatagattgttcgcgacaaaacgactctgTCAAGAACGCCACCGTCgacgtgcgaatagaatttgattgtaaggaaaatataccggccaacaccaccgcctattgtctcgttatacacgatcgaatggtcgaatataatccactgaacaacattgtgctcagactcgtgtga